From Nonlabens sp. Ci31, the proteins below share one genomic window:
- a CDS encoding ABC transporter substrate-binding protein, translating into MKKTFLYLLICCSVLASCKNENKIVKNTPERSEGATYQEIEINYAHGFQIQTTETGYYVTIKNPWPESTVNYPFKLIKNQGRELVQEADAPITIPIPIENIVLTSTTHIPPLVLLGEEKSLTGFPGTDYISAPEIRALIETGKVKELGTNQLMNVESTILLEPDLVMGFSIDDSNPTYQKIEEAGIPVLYNGEWVEEHPLGKAEWIKLFGVLYGKEKEADSIFNAIEKEYLNTLKHIENVEKPQVLSGATWKDQWYLPYGNSWQGKILKDAGADYIYAATEGNGSLAYNIEKVLIDGRKATYWIAPAQYTSYSKMLADNKSYALFDAFKNKQVYTHALTIGAKGGVTYYEEASMRPDLVLKDLVKILHPELLLDHELYFFKPLRD; encoded by the coding sequence ATGAAAAAGACCTTTCTATACCTTCTTATTTGTTGCTCTGTATTAGCATCTTGTAAAAACGAGAACAAAATCGTTAAAAACACACCGGAAAGATCTGAAGGTGCTACCTACCAAGAGATCGAGATCAATTATGCCCATGGTTTCCAAATTCAAACTACCGAGACCGGTTACTACGTGACCATAAAGAACCCATGGCCAGAAAGTACTGTGAATTACCCTTTTAAACTGATTAAAAATCAAGGAAGGGAATTAGTTCAAGAAGCAGATGCACCAATAACAATTCCAATTCCTATAGAAAATATAGTCCTGACTTCCACTACTCATATCCCGCCACTAGTGTTATTAGGAGAAGAAAAATCCTTGACTGGTTTTCCAGGTACCGATTATATCAGCGCTCCAGAGATAAGAGCTTTAATCGAAACTGGAAAAGTAAAAGAACTGGGAACCAATCAACTCATGAATGTAGAAAGCACTATACTACTGGAGCCAGACTTGGTAATGGGTTTTAGCATCGATGACAGTAATCCTACCTATCAAAAAATAGAAGAAGCTGGTATTCCGGTGCTCTACAATGGGGAATGGGTAGAAGAACATCCATTAGGAAAAGCAGAGTGGATCAAGCTTTTTGGAGTGTTGTACGGTAAAGAAAAGGAAGCCGACAGTATTTTTAATGCTATAGAAAAGGAATATTTAAACACTTTGAAACATATTGAAAATGTGGAGAAGCCACAAGTATTAAGTGGCGCGACTTGGAAGGATCAATGGTATTTGCCTTACGGAAACTCTTGGCAAGGGAAAATTTTAAAAGACGCAGGAGCAGACTATATTTATGCCGCAACAGAAGGAAATGGCTCACTAGCCTATAACATAGAAAAAGTACTGATAGACGGTCGTAAAGCCACTTACTGGATTGCACCTGCACAATACACCAGTTATTCTAAAATGTTAGCAGATAATAAATCCTACGCTCTTTTTGATGCTTTTAAAAACAAACAGGTGTATACTCACGCACTTACTATAGGTGCAAAGGGCGGCGTGACTTATTACGAAGAAGCCAGCATGAGACCAGATCTGGTTTTAAAAGACCTTGTTAAAATACTACACCCAGAGCTACTTCTGGATCACGAGTTGTATTTCTTTAAACCCCTGAGAGATTAA
- a CDS encoding TonB-dependent receptor plug domain-containing protein, with amino-acid sequence MKKQIIAWSAMIAVAVSGNAQVDSTATKLEEVIVTASSKFDLQRKDSGKPVIKITRADIEAQRASSIADLLNQYAGIEINGARSNAGQNQSFFVRGGNSRQVSILIDGAQVNDPSNISSEFDLRLVDLDQIEEIEILKGAASTLYGANASTAVINIKLRKAPVSGVRVNIASFVGTNNSSQQNTSGIDEYNNSVQLQGTAKNGLTYGVGLNHQSTNGLSAAESADENEVFDADQFDRVNLLSRIGYNNHKDFKLSSYLSFDEYVAEFDNGAFADGDNETYSRQIRWGTNMNWKYSEKGELVYADVSTHTRRDNRSNFPSLFNADGYSLDLYNKYTFDLSEDSSLKTILGFNFNNQTYEDFSIPFGSTAFVQNADTDEVNFQIYDPYFNVVYLSGTGFNVNAGARYNMHSNYDGKLVYNLNPSYRFKVGENIFKAYASYSTAYITPSLFQLYASGFGNEDLAPEENATLEAGVSWSKDQTSIGLSVFQREENNLVQFVTIDPVNFIFQYQNVQEQLTARGVEIMGQTILFERLNLTANYSFTERDNVPQLRRIPKHKVNASARIEAFEGAFLTARYQYNHQRADAFFDLNTFSTQNVELESYQLVDLDATYKLNSKEVTFFLGVSNVLDEDFQEAVGFQTRGRNYKVGVRLGF; translated from the coding sequence ATGAAAAAACAAATCATCGCCTGGAGCGCTATGATTGCAGTAGCTGTGTCGGGAAATGCACAAGTAGATTCTACTGCAACAAAACTGGAAGAAGTAATCGTTACGGCTTCGTCAAAATTTGATTTACAACGCAAAGACAGTGGTAAACCTGTCATTAAAATTACCAGAGCAGACATTGAAGCCCAGCGTGCATCGAGTATTGCAGACCTTCTAAATCAGTATGCAGGTATAGAGATTAATGGTGCTAGAAGCAATGCTGGACAGAATCAAAGCTTCTTTGTAAGAGGAGGGAACAGCCGGCAGGTTTCTATCTTAATAGATGGTGCACAAGTAAACGACCCCAGTAATATTTCTAGTGAGTTTGACTTAAGGTTAGTAGATCTCGATCAGATTGAAGAAATCGAAATTTTGAAAGGAGCTGCGAGTACACTTTATGGTGCTAATGCCAGTACCGCTGTTATCAATATTAAATTGCGTAAAGCACCTGTATCTGGTGTACGCGTTAACATAGCTTCTTTTGTAGGGACCAATAACAGTAGCCAGCAAAACACTTCTGGAATAGACGAGTACAACAATAGTGTACAACTACAAGGAACTGCTAAAAATGGTCTTACTTATGGAGTAGGGTTGAATCATCAAAGTACCAACGGACTCAGTGCTGCAGAAAGTGCTGACGAAAACGAAGTATTTGACGCTGACCAATTTGACCGCGTTAATCTTTTAAGTCGCATAGGTTATAACAACCATAAGGACTTCAAATTGAGCAGTTACTTATCTTTTGATGAGTACGTGGCAGAGTTTGATAATGGAGCCTTTGCAGATGGCGATAATGAGACTTATAGCCGTCAAATACGATGGGGAACGAACATGAACTGGAAGTACTCTGAGAAAGGAGAACTGGTTTATGCTGATGTCAGTACGCATACTCGTAGAGATAACAGGAGCAATTTTCCCTCTCTCTTCAATGCAGACGGATATTCTTTAGATCTTTATAATAAATATACGTTTGACTTATCTGAAGATTCTAGTTTAAAAACCATTCTAGGTTTTAACTTCAATAACCAGACCTATGAAGATTTTAGTATTCCATTCGGTAGTACGGCATTCGTGCAAAATGCCGATACGGACGAGGTAAATTTCCAGATTTATGACCCTTATTTTAATGTGGTCTATTTGAGTGGTACAGGCTTTAATGTAAATGCTGGAGCACGATATAATATGCACAGTAATTATGATGGGAAGTTGGTTTATAATTTAAATCCGTCGTACCGTTTTAAAGTAGGAGAAAATATATTTAAGGCCTATGCGAGTTATAGTACTGCTTATATCACGCCATCGTTGTTTCAATTATATGCGAGCGGTTTTGGAAATGAAGACTTAGCACCAGAAGAAAATGCAACTTTAGAAGCTGGAGTTTCATGGAGTAAAGACCAAACAAGTATCGGGCTTAGTGTTTTCCAACGGGAAGAAAATAATTTGGTTCAGTTTGTTACTATTGACCCAGTCAATTTTATATTTCAATATCAAAATGTGCAGGAACAATTGACCGCTAGAGGAGTGGAAATTATGGGGCAAACTATTTTATTTGAAAGATTAAACTTAACAGCCAACTACTCTTTCACTGAAAGAGATAATGTACCTCAATTGAGACGTATTCCTAAACATAAAGTAAACGCTAGTGCTAGAATAGAGGCTTTTGAAGGTGCTTTTTTAACAGCGAGATATCAATACAATCACCAACGAGCAGATGCGTTTTTTGACCTCAATACTTTTAGTACACAAAACGTAGAGTTAGAAAGCTACCAATTAGTGGATCTCGATGCGACTTATAAATTAAATTCTAAAGAAGTAACCTTTTTTCTAGGGGTATCTAATGTACTGGACGAGGATTTTCAAGAAGCAGTAGGTTTTCAAACCAGAGGGCGCAATTATAAAGTAGGAGTTCGCCTAGGGTTTTAA
- a CDS encoding nucleoside triphosphate pyrophosphohydrolase family protein produces MKKQIESVHKFHTVFKLGMNNNPVAHITERRNQLRFELMKEENEEYLEAAQNNDLVEVADALGDMLYILCGTIIEHGMQDVIEEVFDEIQRSNMSKLGADGLPTYREDGKVLKGPSYFKPNFEEILNKALK; encoded by the coding sequence ATGAAGAAACAAATAGAAAGTGTCCATAAATTTCACACTGTCTTTAAACTAGGTATGAATAATAATCCTGTTGCCCATATAACAGAGCGCCGCAACCAATTGCGCTTTGAATTGATGAAAGAAGAAAATGAAGAGTATCTAGAAGCTGCTCAAAATAACGACCTTGTTGAAGTGGCAGATGCGTTGGGGGATATGCTGTATATCCTTTGTGGAACTATTATAGAACACGGAATGCAGGATGTTATAGAAGAAGTCTTTGATGAAATCCAGCGATCCAACATGTCTAAATTAGGAGCAGACGGACTACCCACATATCGTGAAGATGGAAAAGTACTCAAAGGACCTTCTTATTTTAAACCTAATTTTGAAGAGATCCTTAACAAAGCCCTCAAATAA